From the genome of Nicotiana sylvestris chromosome 2, ASM39365v2, whole genome shotgun sequence, one region includes:
- the LOC104229052 gene encoding calcium-transporting ATPase 2, plasma membrane-type-like isoform X2, with protein MLRRWRSLCGVVKNPKRRFRFTANLSKRYEAAAMRRTNHEKLRVAVLVSKAAFQFISGVQVSDYTVPDEVKDAGFQIDADELGSIVEGHDLKKVKFHGGVEGIANKLATSSTDGLSTRDYSSLIRRQEIFGINKFQESEARSFWLFVWEALQDMTLMILGACAFVSLLVGIAMEGWPVGAHDGLGKVTSILLVVFVTATSDYRQSLQFRDLDKEKKKISIQVTRNGYRQKMSIYDLVPGDVVHLAIGDQVPADGLFLSGFSVLIDESSLTGESVPVMVSAQNPFLLSGTKVQDGSCKMLVTTVGMRTQWGKLLATLSEGGDDETLLQVKLNGVATIIGKIGLFFAIVTFAVLVQKMYSRKLTERSHWSWSAVEARELLEYFAIAVTIVVVAVPEGLPLAVTLSLAFAMKKMMNDKALVRHLAACETMGSATTFCSDKTGTLTTNRMTVVKTCFCMNIKDVTKPSDASAIRSDIPDSVLKTLLQSIFNNTGGEVVATKHGKPDILGTPTETAILQFGLALGGDFQAERQAGKLIKVEPLNSTKKRMGVVLELPEGGLRAHTKGASEIILAACDKVAKESADVIILDDNFSTIVRVAKWGRSVYINIQKFVQFQLTVNIVALIVNFLSACFTGTAPLTAVQLLWVNMIMDTLGALALATEPPHDELMKRAPVGRSGNFISNVMWRNILGQSLYQFLVIWFLQSNGMGLFRLNGPDAQLTLNTIIFNTFVFCQLFKEVNSREMEKVEVWEGMLDNYVFVAVLSITLVFQIIIVEYLGTFANTTPLSFIQWFLSIFFGFLSMPVAVGLKRFEV; from the exons GAGAAATTGAGGGTGGCAGTTTTGGTCTCTAAGGCTGCATTTCAGTTTATATCAG GTGTGCAAGTAAGTGACTACACTGTCCCTGATGAAGTTAAAGATGCTGGTTTTCAAATTGACGCGGATGAGCTAGGATCCATAGTTGAAGGCCATGATCTGAAAAAGGTGAAATTTCATGGTGGAGTGGAAGGTATTGCAAATAAACTTGCTACCTCAAGTACCGATGGGCTATCTACACGTGACTATAGTTCTCTAATCCGCAGACAAGAGATTTTTGGAATTAACAAATTCCAAGAAAGTGAGGCTCGGAGCTTTTGGTTGTTTGTTTGGGAAGCCTTACAAGACATGACCCTCATGATCCTTGGCGCATGTGCATTTGTTTCTCTTCTTGTTGGCATTGCAATGGAGGGATGGCCAGTTGGGGCTCATGACGGTCTTGGTAAAGTAACTAGCATTTTGTTGGTTGTCTTTGTTACTGCAACAAGTGATTATCGTCAATCGTTGCAGTTTAGAGACCTGgataaagagaaaaagaaaatatccATTCAAGTTACTAGGAATGGATACAGACAAAAGATGTCTATATATGATCTAGTTCCAGGTGATGTTGTTCATCTCGCGATAGGTGATCAAGTCCCTGCAGATGGACTCTTTCTTTCAGGATTTTCTGTTTTAATTGATGAGTCCAGTTTGACCGGAGAAAGTGTGCCAGTGATGGTCAGTGCTCAGAATCCCTTTCTGCTTTCTGGAACCAAGGTCCAAGATGGATCTTGTAAGATGTTGGTAACAACAGTTGGGATGAGGACTCAGTGGGGAAAACTGTTAGCAACTCTTAGTGAAGGTGGAGATGATGAAACTCTATTACAGGTCAAACTGAATGGAGTGGCAACAATCATTGGGAAAATAGGCCTTTTCTTTGCTATTGTGACTTTTGCAGTACTTGTGCAGAAAATGTATAGCCGTAAACTGACAGAGAGATCTCACTGGAGCTGGTCTGCAGTAGAAGCTAGGGAATTATTGGAATACTTTGCAATTGCGGTTACAATTGTTGTGGTTGCAGTTCCTGAGGGACTTCCCTTGGCTGTGACATTAAGTCTTGCGTTTGCCATGAAAAAGATGATGAATGATAAGGCACTTGTCCGACATTTAGCAGCTTGTGAGACAATGGGCTCTGCTACAACTTTTTGTAGTGACAAAACAGGCACACTAACAACCAACCGCATGACTGTAGTGAAAACTTGCTTCTGTATGAATATCAAGGATGTGACTAAGCCAAGTGATGCATCTGCCATTCGTTCTGATATCCCTGATTCCGTACTTAAAACTTTGCTGCAGTCAATTTTTAACAATACTGGAGGAGAAGTTGTAGCTACCAAGCACGGAAAACCTGATATATTGGGAACACCAACTGAGACTGCAATATTGCAGTTTGGTTTAGCACTTGGTGGAGATTTTCAGGCAGAACGTCAAGCAGGAAAACTTATAAAAGTCGAGCCACTCAACTCTACTAAGAAGCGCATGGGAGTAGTGCTGGAGCTTCCTGAAGGAGGTTTAAGGGCTCATACTAAAGGTGCTTCGGAAATAATTTTAGCTGCCTGTGATAAG GTTGCCAAAGAGAGTGCAGATGTCATCATACTGGATGACAATTTCTCCACAATCGTGAGAGTAGCCAAATGGGGACGCTCAGTCTAcataaacattcaaaagttcgTCCAATTTCAGCTGACTGTTAATATTGTTGCATTGATTGTCAACTTCTTGTCAGCTTGTTTCACAG GGACCGCTCCACTTACTGCTGTTCAACTTCTGTGGGTTAACATGATTATGGATACATTGGGAGCACTTGCCCTAGCAACAGAACCTCCTCATGATGAACTAATGAAAAGAGCTCCAGTAGGGCGGTCAGGAAATTTTATTAGTAACGTCATGTGGAGGAATATCTTGGGACAATCCTTGTATCAGTTCCTAGTAATTTGGTTTCTTCAGTCAAACGGAATGGGATTATTTCGTCTAAATGGTCCCGATGCTCAACTAACCCTCAATACAATTATCTTCAACACATTTGTTTTCTGCCAG CTCTTCAAAGAAGTGAACTCCCGAGAAATGGAGAAAGTTGAAGTTTGGGAAGGGATgcttgataattatgtatttgtTGCAGTTCTCAGCATAACTCTTGTGTTCCAGATCATTATTGTAGAATATCTTGGCACATTTGCAAACACAACACCTCTCTCGTTCATCCAATGGTTCTTAAGCATATTTTTCGGATTCTTAAGCATGCCAGTTGCAGTAGGCTTAAAGAGGTTTGAGGTGTGA
- the LOC138885354 gene encoding uncharacterized protein, producing the protein MVQTPRNHLQNEHATQSGLNQGNQVNGIDYNHPLFLSPADVSGIQIISFQLAGIENYSIWFRSMRVALLGRNKLGLVDGTCSKEKFPEMMWNHWERVNAIVLFWIMNSVAKGLLGGIMYASSTQVIWEDLVERFNMVDGSRTFNLHKKNCYTVTRNNICIKIETISILDGTKRFLFKARSQILMICPTPTVNQAYALIVSDEGQKSVAATS; encoded by the exons ATGGTTCAAACACCAAGAAATCATCTTCAAAATGAACATGCAACACAATCTGGGTTGAATCAAGGGAATCAAGTCAATGGAATTGACTACAATCATCCCTTATTCTTGTCTCCTGCAGATGTGAGTGGGATTCAGATCATTTCGTTCCAATTAGCTGGAATAGAGAACTATTCTATTTGGTTCAGATCAATGAGAGTTGCATTGCTAGGTCGGAACAAGCTGGGGCTAGTAGATGGCACATGCAGCAAGGAAAAATTCCCAGAAATGATGTGGAATCATTGGGAAAGAGTGAATGCAATTGTTCTTTTTTGGATTATGAATTCAGTTGCAAAAGGGCTACTTGGTGGAATCATGTATGCGTCTAGTACACAAGTGATATGGGAAGATCTGGTTGAAAGATTCAACATGGTTGATGGCTCAAGAACCTTTAATCTTCACAAAAAAAATTGCTACACTGTCACAAGGAACAACATCTGTATCA AAATTGAAACTATATCAATTCTTGATGGGACTAAACGATTCTTATTCAAAGCAAGAAGTCAGATTCTGATGATATGTCCTACTCCTACTGTTAATCAGGCATATGCCTTAATTGTTAGTGATGAAGGACAAAAATCTGTAGCTGCAACTTCATGA
- the LOC138885355 gene encoding uncharacterized protein has translation MPSSVIGNMSPFEKLYKMKSAIHHLRVLGCLCFAKIIQEQDKLMPRSRPSVHMGYSENQKGYILYDLANQTFFVGRYVIFREDTFPFASKASISKSVFVDNTTQSGILYDNCESLFEMRTTGITNIGSSNKVERVQFHTHHNMKIENSSDVPTNHNYSKAHSSDKYISYDRISPKYQAYVAATSSITEPTSYSQAVQDPKWVDAMNEEIKALENNHTWDIVTLPEEYFQDERSGRAKVFLGIEFARSQEGKSTNNDPPVDQVSYQRLIGKLLYLTVTRPDIAFGVQTLSQFLQQPKISHMEVALRIVKLGCISIDKKISYRVFFIKVGDFLVSSKSKKQTIVSRSSAEAEYRSLATTIVELIWLHGMLKEIEVQIKLPIDIHSDNKAAIQIVANHVYHERTKHIEIDCHFVRERIQQGLIATKYISTTEQPADVLTKGLTKVQHEYLKSKLGMFNIFPPPSLRESVK, from the exons ATGCCTAGTTCAGTCATTGGGAATATGTCTCCTTTTGAAAAACTGTATAAAATGAAATCTGCCATTCATCATCTTAGGGTACTAGGGTGTTTATGTTTTGCTAAAATTATTCAAGAACAAGATAAGTTAATGCCTAGGTCAAGACCATCAGTTCACATGGGTTATTCAGAAAATCAAAAAGGTTATATACTATATGATTTAGCTAACCAAACTTTCTTTGTTGGTAGATATGTCATATTTAGAGAAGACACATTCCCATTTGCAAGTAAAGCTAGTATTTCAAAATCTGTGTTTGTGGATAATACCACACAATCAGGAATTTTATATGATAATTGTGAATCTCTATTTGAAATGAGAACAACAGGTATTACAAATATTGGCTCTTCAAATAAAGTTGAAAGGGTACAGTTTCACACTCAtcataatatgaaaattgaaaatagtTCAGATGTGCCAACAAACCATAACTATTCAAAGGCTCATAGCTCCG ATAAGTACATCAGCTATGACAGAATATCTCCTAAGTATCAAGCATATGTTGCAGCAACCTCCTCAATCACTGAACCTACTAGTTACTCTCAAGCTGTTCAGGATCCTAAGTGGGTAGATGCTATGAATGAAGAAATAAAAGCACTGGAGAACAACCACACATGGGATATTGTAACACTACCAGAAG aATACTTTCAAGATGAGAGATCTGGGAGAGCTAAAGTTTTCTTGGGAATTGAATTTGCTAGGTCACAGGAAG GAAAATCAACAAACAATGATCCACCGGTTGATCAAGTATCATATCAAAGGTTGATAGGAAAACTTCTCTACTTAACAGTAACAAGACCAGATATTGCGTTTGGAGTTCAGACTCTAAGTCAGTTTCTACAGCAACCAAAAATATCTCATATGGAAGTTGCCTTGAGAATTGTCAA ACTGGGTTGCATATCCATTGACAAGAAAATCAGTTATAGGGTTTTTTTTATTAAAGTTGGTGATTTTTTGGTCTCCTCGAAATCAAAAAAACAAACTATTGTATCTCGAAGCTCTGCAGAAGCTGAGTATAGAAGTTTAGCAACAACTATTGTTGAGCTAATTTGGCTTCATGGCATGCTAAAAGAGATTGAAGTTCAGATTAAATTGCCTATTGATATTCACAGTGATAACAAAGCAGCCATTCAAATAGTTGCTAATCATGTCTATCATGAAAGGACTAAGCACATTGAAATAGACTGTCATTTTGTGAGAGAAAGAATCCAACAGGGTCTTATTGCTACAAAGTATATCTCTACAACAGAGCAACCAGCGGATGTACTTACAAAAGGTTTAACTAAAGTTCAGCATGAATATTTGAAGTCCAAGCTAGGGATGTTTAATATCTTTCCACCACCTAGCTTGAGAGAGAGTGTTAAATAA
- the LOC104229052 gene encoding calcium-transporting ATPase 2, plasma membrane-type-like isoform X1 codes for MLRRWRSLCGVVKNPKRRFRFTANLSKRYEAAAMRRTNHEKLRVAVLVSKAAFQFISGVQVSDYTVPDEVKDAGFQIDADELGSIVEGHDLKKVKFHGGVEGIANKLATSSTDGLSTRDYSSLIRRQEIFGINKFQESEARSFWLFVWEALQDMTLMILGACAFVSLLVGIAMEGWPVGAHDGLGKVTSILLVVFVTATSDYRQSLQFRDLDKEKKKISIQVTRNGYRQKMSIYDLVPGDVVHLAIGDQVPADGLFLSGFSVLIDESSLTGESVPVMVSAQNPFLLSGTKVQDGSCKMLVTTVGMRTQWGKLLATLSEGGDDETLLQVKLNGVATIIGKIGLFFAIVTFAVLVQKMYSRKLTERSHWSWSAVEARELLEYFAIAVTIVVVAVPEGLPLAVTLSLAFAMKKMMNDKALVRHLAACETMGSATTFCSDKTGTLTTNRMTVVKTCFCMNIKDVTKPSDASAIRSDIPDSVLKTLLQSIFNNTGGEVVATKHGKPDILGTPTETAILQFGLALGGDFQAERQAGKLIKVEPLNSTKKRMGVVLELPEGGLRAHTKGASEIILAACDKVINSKGEVVPLDETSTNHLKTTIDQFASEALRTLCLAYMELEKGFSPNADIPVSGYTCIGIVGIGLAMGIAGTEVAKESADVIILDDNFSTIVRVAKWGRSVYINIQKFVQFQLTVNIVALIVNFLSACFTGTAPLTAVQLLWVNMIMDTLGALALATEPPHDELMKRAPVGRSGNFISNVMWRNILGQSLYQFLVIWFLQSNGMGLFRLNGPDAQLTLNTIIFNTFVFCQLFKEVNSREMEKVEVWEGMLDNYVFVAVLSITLVFQIIIVEYLGTFANTTPLSFIQWFLSIFFGFLSMPVAVGLKRFEV; via the exons GAGAAATTGAGGGTGGCAGTTTTGGTCTCTAAGGCTGCATTTCAGTTTATATCAG GTGTGCAAGTAAGTGACTACACTGTCCCTGATGAAGTTAAAGATGCTGGTTTTCAAATTGACGCGGATGAGCTAGGATCCATAGTTGAAGGCCATGATCTGAAAAAGGTGAAATTTCATGGTGGAGTGGAAGGTATTGCAAATAAACTTGCTACCTCAAGTACCGATGGGCTATCTACACGTGACTATAGTTCTCTAATCCGCAGACAAGAGATTTTTGGAATTAACAAATTCCAAGAAAGTGAGGCTCGGAGCTTTTGGTTGTTTGTTTGGGAAGCCTTACAAGACATGACCCTCATGATCCTTGGCGCATGTGCATTTGTTTCTCTTCTTGTTGGCATTGCAATGGAGGGATGGCCAGTTGGGGCTCATGACGGTCTTGGTAAAGTAACTAGCATTTTGTTGGTTGTCTTTGTTACTGCAACAAGTGATTATCGTCAATCGTTGCAGTTTAGAGACCTGgataaagagaaaaagaaaatatccATTCAAGTTACTAGGAATGGATACAGACAAAAGATGTCTATATATGATCTAGTTCCAGGTGATGTTGTTCATCTCGCGATAGGTGATCAAGTCCCTGCAGATGGACTCTTTCTTTCAGGATTTTCTGTTTTAATTGATGAGTCCAGTTTGACCGGAGAAAGTGTGCCAGTGATGGTCAGTGCTCAGAATCCCTTTCTGCTTTCTGGAACCAAGGTCCAAGATGGATCTTGTAAGATGTTGGTAACAACAGTTGGGATGAGGACTCAGTGGGGAAAACTGTTAGCAACTCTTAGTGAAGGTGGAGATGATGAAACTCTATTACAGGTCAAACTGAATGGAGTGGCAACAATCATTGGGAAAATAGGCCTTTTCTTTGCTATTGTGACTTTTGCAGTACTTGTGCAGAAAATGTATAGCCGTAAACTGACAGAGAGATCTCACTGGAGCTGGTCTGCAGTAGAAGCTAGGGAATTATTGGAATACTTTGCAATTGCGGTTACAATTGTTGTGGTTGCAGTTCCTGAGGGACTTCCCTTGGCTGTGACATTAAGTCTTGCGTTTGCCATGAAAAAGATGATGAATGATAAGGCACTTGTCCGACATTTAGCAGCTTGTGAGACAATGGGCTCTGCTACAACTTTTTGTAGTGACAAAACAGGCACACTAACAACCAACCGCATGACTGTAGTGAAAACTTGCTTCTGTATGAATATCAAGGATGTGACTAAGCCAAGTGATGCATCTGCCATTCGTTCTGATATCCCTGATTCCGTACTTAAAACTTTGCTGCAGTCAATTTTTAACAATACTGGAGGAGAAGTTGTAGCTACCAAGCACGGAAAACCTGATATATTGGGAACACCAACTGAGACTGCAATATTGCAGTTTGGTTTAGCACTTGGTGGAGATTTTCAGGCAGAACGTCAAGCAGGAAAACTTATAAAAGTCGAGCCACTCAACTCTACTAAGAAGCGCATGGGAGTAGTGCTGGAGCTTCCTGAAGGAGGTTTAAGGGCTCATACTAAAGGTGCTTCGGAAATAATTTTAGCTGCCTGTGATAAGGTAATTAATTCTAAAGGGGAAGTTGTTCCCTTGGATGAAACATCAACTAACCATCTGAAGACCACAATTGATCAGTTTGCTAGTGAAGCTCTTCGCACTTTGTGTCTTGCCTATATGGAGCTGGAAAAAGGGTTTTCCCCTAATGCTGATATTCCAGTTTCTGGGTATACTTGTATAGGTATTGTAGGTATTGGACTTGCTATGGGCATTGCTGGAACTGAG GTTGCCAAAGAGAGTGCAGATGTCATCATACTGGATGACAATTTCTCCACAATCGTGAGAGTAGCCAAATGGGGACGCTCAGTCTAcataaacattcaaaagttcgTCCAATTTCAGCTGACTGTTAATATTGTTGCATTGATTGTCAACTTCTTGTCAGCTTGTTTCACAG GGACCGCTCCACTTACTGCTGTTCAACTTCTGTGGGTTAACATGATTATGGATACATTGGGAGCACTTGCCCTAGCAACAGAACCTCCTCATGATGAACTAATGAAAAGAGCTCCAGTAGGGCGGTCAGGAAATTTTATTAGTAACGTCATGTGGAGGAATATCTTGGGACAATCCTTGTATCAGTTCCTAGTAATTTGGTTTCTTCAGTCAAACGGAATGGGATTATTTCGTCTAAATGGTCCCGATGCTCAACTAACCCTCAATACAATTATCTTCAACACATTTGTTTTCTGCCAG CTCTTCAAAGAAGTGAACTCCCGAGAAATGGAGAAAGTTGAAGTTTGGGAAGGGATgcttgataattatgtatttgtTGCAGTTCTCAGCATAACTCTTGTGTTCCAGATCATTATTGTAGAATATCTTGGCACATTTGCAAACACAACACCTCTCTCGTTCATCCAATGGTTCTTAAGCATATTTTTCGGATTCTTAAGCATGCCAGTTGCAGTAGGCTTAAAGAGGTTTGAGGTGTGA